One Bombus pyrosoma isolate SC7728 linkage group LG11, ASM1482585v1, whole genome shotgun sequence DNA segment encodes these proteins:
- the LOC122572826 gene encoding G-protein-signaling modulator 2, with translation MSLSASAENLTSEGQNSERWNMCLELALEGERLCKAGDCKSGVAFFQAAIQAGTDDLRILSAIYSQLGNAYFYLGDYVKAMQYHKLDLTLARNMGDKLGEAKSSGNLGNTLKVMGKFDEAMICCKRHLEISREIGDKLSEGRALYNLGNVYHAKGKQAGRVGHQDPGEFSEDVRQCLQQAVHYYEENLELMKELEDSAAQGRACGNLGNTFYLLGDFQQAIYYHNERLKIAREFGDKAAERRANSNLGNSHIFLGEFEKAAQHYKRTLVLAQELGDREVEAQACYSLGNTYTLLRDYPTAIEYHLWHLEIAQQLKDRVGEGRACWSLGNAYAAMGNHEKALHYANLHLNISKELEDPMGQATAQMNVDDLQKILGLEKGQQENNKENIAQKLSTNTGSNVNISSPCRYRLRRQSMDNLDLIKLTPDAKLKEQAESQIDKSNNTTPQLTQKEEDSFFDLLSRFQSGRMDDQRCALNIKRNPKFRTITPEVCESEDKDGEDLLELIAGMQSKRMDEQRVTLPYLPGLNSNQDSDDSFIEMLVRCQGSRLEDQRSPLPAASTVHDAEEEHNQRSNGTTQAGSTVPEEDLFALIQRLQAGRMEDQRASGPGKTC, from the exons ATGTCTCTGAGCGCGAGTGCGGAAAATTTAACATCAGAAGGGCAA AATAGTGAAAGGTGGAATATGTGCCTTGAATTGGCGCTTGAGGGTGAACGTCTATGTAAGGCTGGAGATTGTAAATCTGGGGTAGCATTCTTTCAAGCTGCAATTCAAGCTGGTACAGATGACTTAAGAATCTTAAGTGCAATTTACAGCCAATTAGGAAATGCTTATTTTTACCTTGGAGACTATGTGAAAGCAATGCAATATCATAAATTGGATTTGACACTAGCACGTAACATGGGAGACAAATTAGGAGAAGCAAAGTCTAGTGGAAACTTGGGAAATACATTGAAAGTCATGGGAAAGTTTGATGAGGCTATGATTTGTTGCAAGAGACACTTGGAAATTTCAAGAGAAATTGGAGACAAG CTAAGTGAAGGAAGAGCTTTATACAATTTGGGGAATGTCTATCATGCTAAAGGTAAACAGGCGGGTAGAGTAGGTCATCAAGATCCTGGGGAATTCTCTGAGGATGTCAGACAATGTTTACAACAAGCTGTACACTATTATGA AGAAAACTTAGAATTGATGAAGGAATTGGAAGATTCTGCTGCTCAAGGTAGAGCTTGTGGAAATTTAGGAAATACATTTTATCTTCTTGGTGATTTTCAACAAGCAATTTATTATCACAATGAAAGATTAAAGATTGCCAGAGAATTCGGTGATAAAGCTGCTGAGAGGAGGGCAAACAGTAATTTAGGAAATTCACATATATTTCTTGGTGAATTTGAGAAAGCTGCACAACATTATAA GAGAACTCTAGTCCTTGCACAAGAGTTAGGAGATAGAGAAGTAGAAGCGCAGGCATGCTATTCCCTAGGAAATACGTATACTCTATTGCGAGATTATCCAACTGCAATAGAATACCATTTGTGGCACCTTGAAATAGCACAACAGCTTAAAGATCGTGTCGGTGAAGGCCGTGCCTGCTGGTCTTTGGGAAATGCATATGCTGCAATGGGTAACCATGAAAAAGCACTACACTATGCCAATCTACATCTAAACATTTCCAAAGAATTGGAAGATCCAATGGGACAAGCTACTGCGCAAATGAATGTCGATGATTTACAGAAGATTCTGGGTTTGGAAAAAGGGCAGCAagagaataataaagaaaatattgcacAAAAACTATCGACCAATACTGGCTCAAATGTTAATATATCTTCACCATGTAGATATAGACTTAGACGACAAAGCATGGATAATCTCGATCTCATTAAg ctCACACCGGACGCAAAACTAAAAGAGCAAGCTGAATCTCAAAtagataaaagtaataatacgACACCACAACTTActcaaaaagaagaagatagtTTCTTTGATCTTCTATCTCGTTTTCAATCTGGTAGAATGGACGATCAACGTTGTGCATTGAATATAAAACGCAATCCGAAGTTTAGAACGATAACACCTGAGGTGTGCGAGTCGGAAGATAA ggATGGAGAAGATTTACTAGAACTGATTGCTGGAATGCAAAGTAAAAGAATGGATGAGCAACGAGTGACGCTGCCTTACTTACCTGGCCTAAACAGTAATCAAGATTCCGACGATTCCTTTATCGAAATGTTGGTTAGGTGCCAG GGTTCGCGTTTAGAAGATCAGCGGAGCCCTTTACCAGCAGCATCAACGGTGCACGATGCTGAAGAGGAACACAACCAAAGATCTAATGGGACTACTCAAGCAGGGTCGACAGTGCCTGAGGAGGATCTTTTCGCTTTAATACAAAGACTTCAGGCCGGACGAATGGAAGATCAAAGAGCCTCTGGTCCTGGCAAAACCTGTTAA